The following coding sequences lie in one Vibrio algicola genomic window:
- the rbsD gene encoding D-ribose pyranase codes for MKKSVLLQSEFSHLIATLGHTDEVTICDAGLPIPSNVKRIDLALTHGVPSFAQTVDVFLKESQIEGVILANEFKQVSPNAHADILSRIKQEEEISGKQIRVTYLSHEDLKIKTNDSKGIVRTGECTPYANVIFQSGVIF; via the coding sequence ATGAAAAAAAGCGTCCTACTACAATCAGAATTTTCTCACTTAATTGCCACACTTGGTCATACCGACGAAGTGACTATATGTGATGCTGGATTACCCATTCCTTCTAACGTGAAAAGAATTGATTTAGCTCTCACCCATGGTGTGCCAAGCTTTGCTCAAACCGTTGATGTTTTCTTAAAAGAATCTCAAATCGAAGGTGTCATCTTAGCAAACGAGTTCAAGCAAGTTAGCCCTAATGCCCATGCTGATATCTTAAGTAGAATTAAACAAGAAGAAGAAATTTCAGGAAAACAGATTCGAGTCACTTATCTATCACATGAAGATCTAAAAATTAAAACTAACGACAGTAAGGGTATTGTAAGAACAGGTGAATGTACCCCTTATGCAAACGTAATATTTCAGTCTGGTGTAATTTTTTAA
- the rbsA gene encoding ribose ABC transporter ATP-binding protein RbsA, with protein MNQAILELNKIEKSFPGVKALDEASLNVYPGRVMALMGENGAGKSTLMKVLTGIYSLDSGNIQYQNKPVTFKGPRDSQHAGISIIHQELNLIPEISIAENIYLGREITNSFGRILWKEMYDNADKLLARLNVKRSAKTLLGELSLGEQQMVEIAKALSFESKVIIMDEPTDALTDKETEFLFKVINELRDQGCGIVYISHRLKEIFEICDDITVLRDGKFIGECTVKSTNEDALIEMMVGRKLDEQYPRISVQSGDTRLEVKNLNGKGIHDISFLLKKGEILGISGLMGAGRTELMKMIYGALPYQSGEVLLEGKSVHAKSPQEGLSNGIAYISEDRKGDGLVLCLSVKENMTLSGLQHFSKNIQLQHKSEMMAVDDFIELFNIKTPTRNQIIGNLSGGNQQKVAIAKGLMTRPNILILDEPTRGVDVGAKKEIYQLINKFKAEGMSIILVSSEMPEVLGMSDRILVMHEGKISGEFDAKQANQELLLACAVGRNINKDVA; from the coding sequence ATGAATCAAGCCATCTTAGAACTCAATAAAATAGAGAAATCTTTTCCTGGAGTAAAAGCCCTAGACGAAGCCAGCTTAAATGTTTATCCCGGCCGAGTAATGGCTTTAATGGGAGAAAATGGTGCTGGGAAATCTACGTTAATGAAAGTGTTAACTGGTATCTATTCTTTAGACTCCGGCAATATTCAATATCAAAACAAACCAGTGACATTCAAAGGTCCTCGAGATTCTCAACACGCAGGCATTAGTATTATTCATCAAGAATTAAATCTCATTCCTGAAATCAGTATCGCCGAAAACATCTATTTAGGGCGGGAGATCACTAATAGCTTTGGTCGTATTTTATGGAAAGAAATGTACGATAATGCAGATAAATTATTGGCTCGATTAAACGTAAAGAGAAGCGCTAAAACATTATTGGGTGAGTTGAGTCTTGGCGAGCAACAAATGGTAGAAATAGCTAAGGCACTTTCTTTCGAGTCTAAAGTCATCATTATGGATGAACCTACTGATGCATTAACTGATAAAGAAACTGAATTTCTATTCAAGGTTATCAATGAGTTACGCGATCAAGGTTGTGGCATCGTCTATATTTCTCATCGCTTAAAAGAAATATTTGAAATTTGTGATGATATTACGGTATTACGCGACGGTAAATTTATTGGTGAATGCACGGTAAAAAGCACTAATGAAGATGCACTTATTGAAATGATGGTTGGTCGTAAGTTGGATGAACAATATCCGCGTATATCAGTGCAATCAGGTGATACTCGTTTAGAGGTAAAAAACTTAAACGGTAAAGGAATACATGACATCAGCTTCTTACTGAAAAAAGGAGAAATACTCGGTATATCTGGACTCATGGGGGCAGGCCGCACTGAATTGATGAAAATGATTTATGGTGCACTTCCCTATCAATCAGGTGAAGTATTACTTGAAGGCAAATCAGTCCATGCCAAGTCACCACAAGAAGGACTTTCTAATGGTATTGCCTATATCTCAGAAGACCGTAAAGGCGACGGGTTAGTTTTATGTTTATCTGTTAAAGAAAATATGACGCTCTCTGGTTTGCAGCATTTCAGTAAAAACATACAACTGCAACATAAAAGCGAAATGATGGCTGTCGATGATTTTATCGAGCTTTTCAATATAAAAACGCCAACTCGAAATCAAATAATTGGCAATTTATCGGGTGGTAATCAACAAAAAGTAGCCATCGCTAAAGGCTTAATGACTCGACCTAATATTTTAATTTTAGATGAACCCACTCGTGGTGTAGATGTTGGAGCTAAAAAAGAAATTTACCAATTGATTAATAAATTTAAAGCAGAAGGAATGAGCATCATTTTAGTTTCATCAGAAATGCCGGAGGTACTTGGAATGAGTGACCGAATATTAGTCATGCATGAAGGGAAGATCAGTGGCGAATTTGATGCAAAACAAGCAAATCAAGAATTACTACTGGCTTGTGCAGTCGGTAGAAACATTAATAAGGACGTCGCATGA
- the rbsC gene encoding ribose ABC transporter permease — protein sequence MSSNSVKSKEPDAIKKPLISKEWLVEQKSLIALIFLIVVVSFLSPNFFTVDNILNILRQTSVSAIIAVGMTLVILTAGIDLSVGSVLALCGAFAASLVAMEVPVLIAVPVALIAGAGLGAISGFIIAKGKVQAFIATLVTMTLLRGVTMVYTDGRPISTGFTEVSDSFAWFGTGYALGIPVPIWIMVVVFAAAWYLLNHTRFGRYIYALGGNESATRLSGINVDRVKIGVYAICGVLSALAGIIVTSRLSSAQPTAGMGYELDAIAAVVVGGTSLVGGRGRIMGTLIGAFIIGFLNNALNLLDVSSYYQMIAKALVILLAVMVDNKNK from the coding sequence ATGAGCAGTAATAGCGTAAAATCAAAAGAACCAGATGCCATAAAAAAACCATTAATCAGTAAGGAATGGTTAGTCGAACAAAAATCTCTAATCGCACTTATTTTTTTGATTGTTGTAGTGTCATTTTTGAGCCCAAACTTCTTCACTGTTGACAATATCTTAAATATCCTGCGACAAACATCGGTAAGCGCGATTATTGCCGTTGGTATGACACTCGTTATTTTGACTGCTGGCATTGATTTAAGTGTTGGTTCGGTTCTTGCTCTATGTGGTGCATTTGCAGCAAGTTTAGTTGCAATGGAAGTGCCCGTTTTGATTGCGGTGCCCGTTGCTTTGATTGCAGGCGCAGGTTTGGGTGCCATTAGTGGTTTTATTATCGCGAAAGGCAAAGTACAAGCCTTTATCGCGACGCTAGTCACTATGACATTACTCCGGGGCGTCACTATGGTTTATACCGATGGTCGCCCAATCTCTACCGGATTTACTGAGGTATCTGATAGTTTCGCTTGGTTCGGTACAGGCTACGCCTTGGGTATCCCCGTACCTATTTGGATAATGGTAGTAGTGTTTGCTGCCGCTTGGTATTTACTTAACCACACACGTTTTGGACGTTATATCTATGCATTAGGTGGTAATGAGTCTGCAACTCGTTTATCGGGTATTAATGTTGATCGAGTAAAAATTGGTGTGTATGCAATCTGTGGCGTCTTATCTGCCCTCGCCGGTATTATTGTGACATCACGTTTGTCTTCCGCTCAACCGACTGCTGGCATGGGATATGAATTGGATGCGATTGCTGCAGTTGTCGTTGGTGGAACGAGCCTCGTAGGTGGACGTGGTCGGATTATGGGAACCCTAATCGGTGCTTTCATCATTGGATTCTTAAATAACGCATTAAATTTATTAGATGTATCGTCTTACTACCAAATGATAGCCAAAGCTTTGGTGATTTTATTAGCGGTAATGGTCGATAACAAAAACAAATAA
- the rbsB gene encoding ribose ABC transporter substrate-binding protein RbsB produces MKKLTTLLSAAVLASTMSVSAHAQDTLAIVVSTLNNPFFVSMKDGAESKAKELGYKLIVLDSQNDPSKELSNIEDLSVRGVKAILINPTDSDAVSNAIRIANRANIPVLTLDRGASRGDVVSHIASDNVAGGEMAGKYIMEKVGEKAKVIQLEGIAGTSAARERGEGFMNVVKNSELDLLASQPADFDRSKGLNVMENLLAANGDVQAVFAQNDEMALGALRAVQASGKNILIVGFDGTDDGIAAVKRGILGATIAQQPALIGALGVETADKVLKGETVEKHIPVPLKIITK; encoded by the coding sequence ATGAAAAAGCTTACTACTTTACTTTCTGCTGCTGTGTTAGCCAGTACGATGTCTGTTTCTGCTCACGCCCAAGATACATTAGCAATTGTTGTATCAACTTTAAATAACCCTTTCTTCGTTAGTATGAAAGATGGCGCTGAGTCTAAAGCCAAAGAATTAGGTTATAAACTAATCGTACTTGATTCACAAAATGATCCAAGCAAAGAACTATCAAACATAGAGGATTTATCAGTCCGTGGCGTAAAAGCGATTTTAATTAACCCTACTGATTCTGATGCAGTTTCAAATGCAATTAGAATTGCCAACCGAGCCAACATTCCTGTATTGACTTTAGATCGTGGTGCAAGCCGTGGTGATGTAGTAAGTCATATAGCCTCTGACAACGTCGCCGGTGGTGAAATGGCTGGTAAATACATTATGGAAAAAGTTGGAGAAAAAGCCAAAGTGATCCAACTTGAAGGTATTGCAGGAACTTCTGCAGCTCGTGAACGTGGTGAAGGCTTTATGAATGTAGTGAAAAATTCAGAACTTGATCTACTCGCTAGTCAACCAGCTGACTTTGATCGTAGTAAGGGTTTGAACGTAATGGAAAACCTTTTAGCTGCTAATGGTGATGTCCAAGCAGTCTTTGCACAAAATGATGAAATGGCATTAGGAGCATTACGTGCAGTTCAAGCATCTGGTAAAAATATTCTAATTGTTGGATTTGATGGTACTGATGACGGAATTGCAGCGGTAAAGCGCGGAATTCTAGGCGCAACTATTGCTCAACAACCAGCACTTATTGGCGCATTAGGTGTTGAAACTGCAGATAAAGTACTTAAAGGAGAAACCGTAGAGAAACACATTCCAGTTCCTTTAAAAATCATCACAAAATAA
- the rbsK gene encoding ribokinase yields MNKLMVLGSVNADHVLQVPSFPRPGETLTGRNYQVIAGGKGANQAVAAARLGADIGFIASVGSDDFGRNIINEFKTDGINTNCIHIAPSTPTGIAMIQVSDNGENSICLSPEANDLLTTSIIESHIQAIQCCDYLLLQLETPLEGIQTAVNYAKTASDHTVTVILNPAPARKLPDTLLAQVNVITPNETEAEILTGIKVFDDESSQNAANILHDKGIDTVMITLGSKGVWLSENRNGKLIQGFKVTAVDTTAAGDTFNGAFVTGLLENKNIEDSIMFAHAAAALSVTRFGAQTSIPYRQETDSFLLQQNALLN; encoded by the coding sequence ATGAATAAACTGATGGTTTTAGGTAGTGTTAATGCTGATCATGTTCTTCAAGTGCCGTCTTTTCCTCGCCCAGGGGAAACATTAACTGGCCGAAATTATCAAGTCATCGCGGGTGGCAAAGGAGCAAATCAAGCTGTTGCCGCTGCTAGGTTAGGTGCAGACATTGGTTTTATTGCTAGCGTCGGCTCTGATGATTTTGGTCGAAATATAATTAACGAATTTAAGACTGATGGGATAAATACTAACTGTATCCACATTGCGCCCTCAACACCAACCGGGATTGCGATGATCCAGGTCTCTGATAATGGTGAAAACTCAATTTGTCTTTCCCCAGAAGCAAACGACTTACTAACCACAAGTATTATCGAAAGCCATATTCAAGCTATCCAGTGTTGTGATTATCTATTATTACAACTTGAAACACCTCTCGAGGGAATTCAAACAGCAGTGAATTATGCCAAAACAGCCTCTGATCATACCGTAACTGTTATTTTAAACCCAGCACCGGCTAGAAAATTACCCGATACACTTTTAGCCCAAGTAAACGTGATCACTCCGAATGAAACTGAAGCAGAAATTTTAACAGGAATAAAAGTATTCGATGATGAATCATCCCAAAATGCCGCTAATATTTTGCATGATAAAGGTATCGATACTGTTATGATCACGCTGGGTTCAAAAGGTGTCTGGTTAAGTGAAAATAGAAACGGAAAACTAATTCAGGGCTTTAAGGTTACCGCTGTAGACACGACAGCCGCTGGCGATACATTCAACGGTGCGTTTGTAACAGGCTTATTAGAAAATAAGAATATTGAAGACTCTATTATGTTTGCACATGCGGCGGCGGCACTTTCTGTTACACGTTTTGGCGCACAAACATCAATACCATACAGGCAAGAAACTGATTCATTTTTACTACAACAAAACGCTCTACTTAATTAA
- a CDS encoding substrate-binding domain-containing protein codes for MATMKDVARIAQVSTSTVSHVFNQTRFVSEDIAKRVNNAAQELNYAPSALARSLKMKCTKTLGMLVTTSTNPFFGEVLKGVERRCYEKGYNLILCNTEGDSERMKASINTLLQKRVDGLMLMCSTLEGEEIEIFSRYPELPIVVMDWGPMAYASDKIQDNSYKGGYLATQYLIDRGHKEIGCVTGPLHRNQAISRFNGFKQALTDNHIAINQDWIAEGNFECDGGFNAYQTFKRRSLAQGSSLPTALFACNDMMAMGLINAASQDGLHIPNDISVIGYDDIQLAKYITPSLTTIHQPKHQLGKTAVDTLLARLNEPKSPQQIVQLEPTLVARHSVKVI; via the coding sequence ATGGCAACAATGAAAGATGTCGCAAGAATTGCTCAAGTTTCTACATCAACTGTGAGCCATGTTTTTAATCAAACTCGATTTGTAAGCGAAGATATTGCAAAACGTGTCAATAATGCAGCACAAGAGCTAAATTATGCCCCCTCAGCTTTAGCGCGTAGTTTAAAGATGAAATGCACAAAAACACTTGGAATGTTAGTTACAACATCCACTAATCCATTTTTTGGTGAGGTCTTAAAGGGAGTTGAGCGACGTTGCTATGAGAAAGGTTATAACTTAATTTTGTGTAATACAGAAGGGGATAGCGAACGTATGAAAGCCTCGATTAATACCCTTCTACAAAAACGTGTCGACGGTTTAATGCTCATGTGTTCGACTTTGGAGGGTGAAGAAATTGAAATATTTTCTCGTTACCCTGAACTGCCAATCGTGGTGATGGATTGGGGGCCTATGGCATATGCGAGTGATAAGATCCAAGATAACTCTTACAAAGGTGGGTATTTAGCGACACAATACTTAATTGATCGTGGCCATAAAGAAATTGGTTGTGTGACCGGTCCATTACATCGAAACCAAGCTATATCACGTTTTAATGGCTTCAAACAAGCTTTAACCGATAATCATATAGCTATCAATCAAGACTGGATTGCCGAAGGGAATTTTGAATGTGATGGTGGTTTCAATGCTTATCAAACATTTAAAAGACGTTCTTTAGCGCAAGGAAGTTCTTTACCAACCGCTTTATTTGCATGTAACGATATGATGGCGATGGGGTTAATCAATGCAGCATCTCAAGATGGTCTTCATATCCCTAATGATATCTCTGTTATCGGTTATGATGATATCCAACTCGCTAAATATATCACCCCTTCCCTTACCACTATCCATCAACCGAAACACCAATTAGGAAAAACAGCCGTAGATACTTTACTTGCACGACTTAACGAACCCAAATCACCTCAACAAATTGTCCAACTTGAACCAACCTTAGTTGCCCGTCACAGTGTAAAGGTTATCTAA
- a CDS encoding PA4780 family RIO1-like protein kinase — protein sequence MKIPNRIQPLIDEGLIDDVIAQLMSGKEATVYVIRCGEEIRCAKVYKEADKRSFKKAVQYQEGRKVRNSRRARAMGKGSKFGREQQEQVWQTAEVDALYRLADAGVRVPQPFGCFDGVLIMELVTDATGHTAPRLNDVSMSEQEAIRDHAVVMDYVKRMLCAGIVHGDLSEFNVLVDGEGPVIIDLPQAVDAAANNNAQWMLERDITNMTQYYGQYAPQLLDSQYCKEMWALYEVGELKPDTKLTGEFEEILINADVNLVLDEIQAAFDEAQERKRIMQEAEED from the coding sequence ATGAAAATACCCAATAGAATACAACCCCTGATCGATGAAGGTTTAATCGATGATGTGATCGCTCAGTTAATGAGTGGTAAAGAAGCGACCGTGTACGTTATTCGGTGTGGCGAAGAGATCCGCTGCGCCAAAGTATACAAAGAAGCCGATAAACGCAGCTTTAAAAAAGCAGTGCAATATCAGGAAGGTCGTAAAGTTCGAAACAGCCGTCGTGCTCGCGCCATGGGCAAAGGCTCTAAATTTGGTCGTGAACAACAAGAACAAGTGTGGCAAACCGCTGAAGTCGATGCGCTATACCGTTTAGCCGATGCTGGGGTGCGCGTTCCTCAGCCATTTGGTTGCTTTGATGGTGTGTTGATCATGGAATTAGTCACCGATGCTACCGGACACACTGCGCCTCGTTTAAATGATGTCAGTATGTCGGAACAAGAGGCTATTCGTGATCACGCTGTGGTGATGGATTACGTTAAGCGTATGTTGTGCGCTGGCATCGTACATGGTGATTTGTCCGAGTTTAACGTATTGGTCGATGGCGAAGGTCCGGTGATCATCGACTTACCTCAAGCCGTCGATGCCGCAGCGAACAATAATGCTCAATGGATGTTAGAGCGCGATATTACCAATATGACTCAATATTATGGTCAATACGCGCCACAACTGCTCGATAGTCAATATTGCAAAGAAATGTGGGCGTTATACGAAGTCGGTGAATTAAAGCCAGATACCAAATTGACAGGGGAGTTTGAAGAAATTTTGATCAATGCCGATGTCAATCTGGTATTAGATGAAATTCAAGCCGCCTTTGATGAAGCGCAAGAGCGTAAACGTATCATGCAAGAAGCGGAAGAAGACTAA
- a CDS encoding 2-hydroxyacid dehydrogenase, translating into MKIAMFSTKSYDVSSFEKMNQSYSFECQFFNFRLTKQTAAIAEDAEVVCAFVNDDLSAPVLERLAKQGTKLIAMRCAGFDRVDLEAAKRLGLQVVRVPAYSPEAIAEHAVGMMMCLNRRFHKAYQRTRDANFSLEGLTGFNFYGKTVGVVGSGKIGFATMRILKGLGMNILCFDPYPNQQTIDLGVTYTTLDDIYQQADVITLHCPLMDENRDMLNTDSFKKMKDNVMIINTSRGGLLNSSDAIEALKMGKIGALGLDVYDHEKELFFQDKSNDIITDDTFRRLSACHNVIFTGHQAYLTDEALQNIADTTLANIKAFSQQQTSGNEIININ; encoded by the coding sequence ATGAAAATCGCAATGTTCAGTACTAAATCCTACGATGTTTCTTCTTTTGAAAAAATGAACCAATCATATAGTTTTGAATGTCAATTTTTTAATTTCAGGTTAACCAAACAAACCGCTGCAATTGCCGAAGATGCAGAAGTGGTGTGCGCCTTTGTGAATGATGATCTCAGTGCGCCCGTACTTGAAAGGTTGGCCAAGCAAGGTACCAAATTAATTGCTATGCGTTGCGCAGGTTTTGATAGAGTTGATTTAGAGGCCGCTAAACGTTTAGGACTGCAAGTCGTTCGTGTTCCTGCTTATTCACCAGAAGCCATTGCCGAACATGCGGTTGGTATGATGATGTGTTTGAATCGTCGTTTTCATAAAGCGTATCAACGTACTCGTGATGCGAACTTCTCGCTTGAAGGTCTTACCGGCTTTAATTTTTATGGTAAAACAGTCGGTGTGGTAGGCTCAGGGAAAATTGGCTTTGCAACCATGCGTATTCTTAAAGGTTTAGGCATGAATATTTTGTGTTTCGACCCATATCCAAACCAGCAAACCATTGACCTTGGTGTCACGTATACCACACTTGATGACATCTATCAGCAAGCGGATGTCATCACACTTCACTGTCCGTTAATGGATGAAAATCGCGATATGCTCAATACTGACTCTTTTAAAAAGATGAAAGATAACGTGATGATCATCAATACTAGTCGTGGTGGACTGTTGAACTCATCTGATGCGATTGAAGCGCTTAAAATGGGTAAAATAGGGGCGTTAGGTTTGGATGTTTATGATCATGAGAAAGAGCTATTTTTCCAAGATAAATCCAATGATATTATTACTGATGATACTTTCCGTCGCTTATCCGCCTGTCATAATGTGATTTTTACTGGACATCAAGCTTATTTAACCGATGAAGCCTTGCAAAATATAGCGGATACTACATTGGCGAACATCAAAGCTTTTTCTCAACAACAAACGTCGGGTAACGAAATAATTAACATCAATTAA
- a CDS encoding TetR/AcrR family transcriptional regulator yields the protein MDTGTEKKQGRRSAQEAKQTKRQILSVAGSLFAKLGYKRVSLRLISEQAGVSHSLLRYHFGSKEKIWQHISDHLSLHFKNYFQHIIDSLPQDLPANILLYKLMNRVLACSLHDPRAIRFLADAVRQDKKMVNYLLDPSIHVNEVIENLMIQFKQQYPDSLLTGKTLRWQVTLYSHSASTLRPLLPHVFEQPSDDDALFAHWQQFNLNISQQLHIKPQDIERPRCLATMIIAPPEEID from the coding sequence GTGGATACAGGAACGGAAAAAAAACAAGGTCGGCGTAGCGCACAAGAAGCGAAACAGACCAAAAGACAAATCTTGTCGGTTGCTGGCTCATTGTTTGCAAAATTAGGCTATAAACGGGTATCACTGCGTTTGATCAGTGAGCAGGCTGGAGTTTCTCATAGCTTATTACGCTATCATTTTGGCAGCAAAGAGAAAATCTGGCAGCATATTAGTGATCACTTATCGCTGCATTTTAAGAATTATTTTCAACATATTATCGATTCACTGCCGCAAGATTTACCCGCCAATATCTTATTGTATAAGTTAATGAATCGAGTGTTAGCTTGCAGCTTGCATGATCCGCGTGCGATTCGTTTTTTAGCCGACGCAGTACGACAAGACAAAAAGATGGTCAATTATTTACTCGACCCAAGTATTCACGTCAATGAAGTGATTGAAAACTTAATGATCCAATTTAAGCAACAGTACCCAGACTCGTTGCTCACGGGCAAAACATTACGCTGGCAGGTGACATTGTACTCTCACTCCGCCAGTACGTTACGCCCTTTACTTCCGCATGTATTTGAGCAACCAAGCGACGACGATGCCCTCTTTGCGCATTGGCAACAGTTTAATCTCAATATCAGCCAGCAGTTGCATATTAAGCCGCAAGATATCGAACGACCACGTTGCTTGGCGACCATGATAATCGCGCCGCCAGAAGAAATAGATTAA